TTTCACGGATGCCTTTCCAAGCTTTTGAATAACATTCAAAACTTAGATGACTCCTTAAATCAATGTCGAGCTATTCTCATCAGCATAGTCGAAGAGAGGGTTTTCAGCGGAGACTATACTGTCACATTTCAAGTCcatttcaaagaactctTGAAAGGGAAACTACCAGAGTCTTCTGTTGGCTTGTTTTACAAAATTATTGTCAAAAACATCGGTAACAAGAATCCCAAATTTTGCGAAGAAGTATACCTTGCAATTATGGAAAAGTACAATAGTATGTCTGAATCGTTGATTGAAATTCTATCGTCCTCAAATAAACCATtaacaacaagtttttttGAGTCAGTGCTTGATAAAACTTTAAGCATTGGGCCTATTAATTGGAAATTGGTTGGTTATATCATCAATTTAGATTCAACGTTGGCCATGGATAGGGCTAATAATATCATTGATATATTGAATGTCGAAGAGGATAAAATCGTTCTTGGCTTTGTTCCGACTCTAATAAGTTCATATGTCAAAGCAAGAGATCTTTACGAGTTCTTGACCCAAGCATGGCTTCGTAATGTCCGGAAAAGACCATGTTGGTCTTCCACAGCTGTTATAGATGCTGTTTCTGATAACATTAATGACTTGTCAAGCACACAACTCGTCAAGGTAATTGAGTATGTCTCTGAGAACGATTTTGAATGCTATCCAATCGTTTTGGCCTTAGTCAAAGGACTCCCCAATTGTTCTACACTTAAGGTTGACTCCTGTGAAGAAGTTTTAAGCAAGTCAAAGTATGTTGAAAGTAGGACCTGGTGGGACCTTAAGTTTTACTTGTTAGTTAACTATCCAAAGATGAGTGAGTATTTCATCGATCGTTTTAACAAAGAGGATATCTCACTAAACGATACCCATTACTACCTTTTTGTATTTCGGTTGTCTGAATTATCAGGAGTGAACCTTATGGATGAAcacttttcaaagtcatttCTTAAACACCTTGAACACGAAGAACAAGGGTTTTGCAAGACGTTATTGCAAAGATGGTGCGTTTTGATGAACAAATTCTTTGATTCTAAAGACCTTCAATCGTTTATCAACTTCTGTATTCAGAAATTGGATAAAACTTTTTGGGTGGAGTTTCTAAAGAGTAATGGTGATATTTTCTTTGAGCAAAAGAATATGGTTTTGGAACTCATCAATGTTATATTGAATTCGAATTCCATTGAAGTGTTTCTGATATTGTCGCTCATTCCCTTTCAATGTATTGATAGACAAACCAGAGCAAAATTAATAGACAAGCTCACAGATGCTCAATTCTTCGAACCAATACAGAATTTATTGACAGTCCCAACTTTCAAATCCAGCATAGAAACAGATTTGAATTGCTCAATAAAAGTCCTTGCGCAGGGGTCCCAGGTTAGCAAAGATATATTCCTGATTATCTGGTTGAATAACTTGCGGCAAGCTAAGTCCGATAACAAGTTTACATCAAAGGCCTTGTCATCACTTAAGAAACATATAAAAAAACGTACCAAAGAAATAACACCAGAGTTTGAAGCCACTGGGTTGGTCATTAAATACACTAATGTTTCCCTTCTACCTCAAGAGGAACAGGAAAGCTTTCTGGAGCTCAAGTCAAAGTACATGAATATTTTAATGAGTATTTCaaccaaaaaaatcaattcGAAAGCCTCCACGAACACAATCAAAGAATTATTATCATTTTTGGACGACGTACTTGACTCTGCTAGTGCATTAATATCTCCTCAGTTCATTAAGATGGTTGGAAAGGAGGTTAACCATTTAAACGATCATCAAGTCAACAGCCTTTTGTTCAAAATTGCTACAAGGGTTTGGGATATTAGCAACTATAAGCATACATTGTCATTGTTTTTGATATTGTATAAACATGATGATCCCAGCTTGAAAGAAAGTTTGGAGTTCTATCTTTCAAGAGTATCAGATCATGACGATATTTTTTCTGATTTGATTTTATTTGTTCTTACGTCAATGTCCAATTCCTTGACCTCGAATAATAGCCATGTGTTTATTAACTTGTGCAATTCAATGTcaaacaatttcaaaaaaaaCAAGAGATGTGAGTTAAGTCTTGGAGTTATTATATCACttgtcatcaacaagttacCTATTTTAACAGAGGCATCCCTAACAccaatcaaaaagttcttgtccaaTATTAGAACAGCTCTAACTGATATTTCGTGGTGCTTCACACAATACTCAATCGAGCAGGTCATAACTATCGTTACCAAGGTTACATATGGCTTGAATAATTCAAATTTTAGCCAACAGGACGTTCAAGAGACCTACATTTTAGCCACTCAGGTCATGGCACATATCATTCTTTATCACAGATTTAGATTAACCTCCCGGCATCATATGATAATATCTGTGTTTGTTGCATTACTATCACCCTTGACCCTTAAAGGTGGTCCACTCAAGGTGTTCCCAGAAGGATCATCAGCATTTGCCAGACTTTTAAGTAATTTGTGTGAACCGTCTTCCAACTCTAGAAATGCCATAAATAAGCAGTTAACTACTGCGACCAGCATAATTAAGAAGCATTTGAGAAACTTTTTACCGGTGTTACTCGTGAACTACATTTCCTTTTCCTTGACTCAAAATTTCTCCAGAGAAAACAATAACGAGCTTTTGCCCGGAGTGTTCAACATCTTCGATGTTTTATCTCAACGTGAATTAGAAATTGTCAATTCTTGGTTAGATTCACAAGGTGTTGCACTTTACAAAAGTTTGTATAATGACTACAAAGCCTTCGGTAAATGGAAGGAAGCCTGAGTTTAGCATCCATAGCATATTTATTAATAATCTTAGAGAAATCTATTTGCATCATTGTAGAAAAACTTTCcaatattttttttcaaattggatCCAAGGAGCATCATGATTCCCCATACTTTAGcttcaaactcttctcttttcttttgATTGGTATCGTTGGAATTAGCCGCACGAGAAGTGAATTCATACCTTAAGACGTCTTTTCTGGTAATAATTCCAGCTAAAAGTCCATTATCTTCCACTAGCATGTATCTAGGCCCCAACTTAGCAAATACATCAAGCACATACTCCAAACTGGTGGAAACACTAATAGTCAAGGGACATGGATTGATAACAGAAGAAAAGTCGACTAGAGAGTCATTCTTAGTGCCCAGATTGAAATTGCAGATGGTTTTATCATCTGCATTTGGATAGTTCTCCATAACATACTTGATATCCAGAGTTGAAACATAGCCAACAATTTTAGGATTGAACTCAGACTCCACCAACGGAAGACCCCTGAATGAGTTTTTAGTAAGAATCGTTTTGAATATCCCCAAGGTCATAGGGGTATCACTTTTAATAGGAATAGTAACAGTAACCGGAGAAAAAGCACTGGCCACACTTGTGTTGAAGACAAATTCTTCCTTCGGGTCGATTATTGGTAATCCATTGAATCTGATCATCTGATCTGCAATACCTCCTTTACCCCATTTATCATTTatcaatttggtgattgaAACAACTATCATAGTAGGAATAATATATCTCAAAGCTCCCGTTAATTCAAACATAATGACAACCACAGCCACTGTTAGGTGCGTTATTCCACAcaaagcagcagcagctcCTAAAAAGGCATAACTTCCAGGAATGACACATTTAGAATCACCACAAGTAGCAAAAAGGTTTGATTTTTTATTGTTCTGGTAGAGATAGTCAACAATAATCCCTAGAGCCCTTCCAAACGTAGCACCAGCAGCCATAGAAGGAACAAATATTCCTGCAGGAACCTTGCAACCGTATGAAATTATAGTGAATACCATTCTCATTAGGGTTGCAAACAATAGAGATACCACTAAATTTGTTCTTTTAGAGTCTGGCGAACAAATCAGATGTTCGAACTTTGAATTGCATTCGTGGAAAAGAATCTCCATTGACTCCGTCATATCAAGTCGAAGAAATTCATTAAAGTAGCAGATAATAGCTGTCAATAATGCTAACAAAAAAACCTCTCTAATCGCAAAATTATTCAAGTACCTCTTTCTGAAAGAAGTTACTCGAATGTTGAGACTTGATACGAATATACCATaaaaaccaccaaaaagcCCCAATACAATGTACACTGGGATTTCAAAATAATGCCAACTAGTATCATACAGTACTTCGAATATAACCAATTGGCCAGTTCTAAAAGGATTCATGATTGCCAAAGTGCCCACTGCTATAAGAGCACAGAAGTAGGACTTCATTATTGTTGATAAATGGAAAACACTCGATATCTCTTCCATTGCAAAAAGCACACCACCCATTGGTGAGCCAAATGCAACCGCAAcaccagcagcagcagtaGCGGTCAAAAATTCTCTGGACTTACTGGCACTCTTCTTATATTTGGTAAAAGTTTTAGCCACCGAGTTACCAATGCACACCGCGTAATGGACACTTGGTCCCTCTTTACCCACGCTAAGACCAGAAGCAATTGCTAGTGGTAATCCTAGACTCTTTATTAGAAGAGTCCACCAGCCGAGGAACCCTTTCATTGCAAACCCGGACACAATACTTTTGATTTCAGAAATTCCTGATCCAGCAGCAGCCGGAGAATAGAATTTTACCAATACAGCCGCTGTGAGGGAAAATACCAATGATAATAATATGAATATAAGATAATTAATGAACTCAAACCTCGACCATTTATTCCAAGAACTGCAGTTATGCTCATCTTGTCCCCAGCAACAAAATGATTTATTGAGGTAAAGTCCACTCGAGCAGTAACCAGTCCTAGCACTAGCTAACCAAGCAGTCACAACACTTAAGTATGCGGCGACAAGCCCAATCATCATTCCCATAGCCCCTAGTACAAGCCAATTCTGTGCAAACGAAAGAAGCCTCATTCCTAGTGACGTTAGCACCCGAGCATTTCTATTTTTTAATAACGAGTCCCTGTGATTTAGAAGCTCATCCTCAACCCAATCAATTGTCACAAATTCATCGAATCGCTTGACCTCCGCTACTTGCTCTTGATTGAGCCATTGTCCTGTAGTTGGGTCTCTCAAACCACGACTTTCATGTTCCATGAGTATTTCCGTAGCGCGGTTCGAAAAATGAGAGCTAGTATACTACTAAATTATGCAAGGCTCAACTGAAGAAAGAGCCACTAACTTTGAACAAACCAAGTTTGAATAGGTACAATTTGAATAGGTACAATTTGAATTTTCTGTCCAAAGTACTTGAGAATGATTATTAGAATCTATATCTTATTCCTAACTGTAAATCATTCACATGTTCAATCTATTTCTATTAAGTATTAATTCTAATTAAAGGACAAAATTGTCCATATCCTGATTAAAGTTGACAATACTTCAAGGCATTCAGGCGGAAATTCTCTAAGAAGGAGTCGAAATTGTCAACCTCACAGTCCTCAAAGGAATGGTTATAATAGCTAGTAACAATGTTCAAACCTCCTTCTGGTGTAGAAATAAAATTGAACATGAAGTCACTAGTCACTGCACTCACATCTTGGGAGAAAATCATATTGGATATAGTCCAACCATGTTTGTACTCGGGGATTTTTATGAATCCTAAATTCGATAACTTGGATGTTTCAGACTtatttccaccaattccTGTGAAAAATCCTTCATTATCAGTAAGGGGATTATATGAATCTCTAAATTTCACTGACATATTCAAGAGTTTTTCATTCTTGACAGCTGCCGCAAGATTGCCACTAGCTTTTTTGACATCATCCCAACTAAACTTTTTGAGAGGGGGATAATTCTGAGCTAATCCGAGATTAGCCAGTACCCCCATATTTTTGTAttccaaatcatcgaaATAGTGTTTGTAATGAGGAGGAGCTTTATCTTTGCTGAAGTATCTACGCAAGGCAATGGCAACCTTATTTACAGTGTAATACGTATCTCCAAATACGGGTTGAAAACTCATCACAAGGACATACTGAAGGTATGCAGTAAGGGTGACACCTTCTTGCTTAGACCTGGCTAGCATCATTCTCAATTCTGATGGAGGGAAATTAGTGAGCTTGAATGCTAATGTATGATTCGTCAGATTGGGAAACCGTCCAGGAAATTTCTTTAGACCAGGGGGAGTAACTTTGTCATAGTAATTAGGATCACCGTCACTATAGTCGAGGTCCCATGATGGAAGATAATCGTCAATTGGGGGTGGCAAAGAGTGAGTTAAGTGGGGAGTGTCCTCCTCCTTCAGGAACAAAACATCATTGTTATTACAACCGAGAGCTGCGTCAGCATCTAAATCGTCCaagattttcaaaaagacTTCATGGAAGGAACTTGCAGTCACTCCATCAAACAAGGTATGATCAAGGACGACTGAAAGTGTATATGGATCAAACAATACTACTTTGAACAAGGGCTTTTGAACGTATAAATCAAACTGATAATGATTCAACCACGTCATCGCTGCCTCTGTAATAACACCTTTATGCAAAAATGTTTCTGAGTCTTGACTTCTATCCACAAATACGTCATCAAACATGACCCTATCTATTGGTTTCATCACATACCCCCCCTCTTCAAGGAAAACGTTACATGCAAAAAGATGATAATCAAGGAGGAACCTGCGAAGCGCTGCCGCCAAGTTATCTCTGGTGAGCGGTTTTGAGTATGTGGAGGCTACCTGGAAAGTCTTATAGAACCGATTGGCAGTTCGGCAtctgaagaagttttcGTAAACAGATAACGGTCTCTGGATAACAATTGAGTTAATCATAATAGGAGATGATTCGCGATTTCAATTTTCTATGGTAAGGCTTTCGGAGTATTCTTAGCTGTTTACCGTTTCAAGCAAGTCCATTACTTAATCAGAAATTTGATGAATGGTAGAAGCAGATAAGTACTAAAGGTTGCTTCTTTAAGTAGATATTCATAACGGCTGTTAAAAAAACACCGTTTAATACAACTATCTTACCTCTCCTCTCTACAATGTTCAGGGTCTGAATCAGTGGTCGATCACTAACAGCTATTCACCAGCCAAATAACTAATCAAGTTAAGCTTTATCGGTGCCATCTATTCTCATCATGAAGAGCTTTACAgaaacaaaatcttcataACCTTATAGGCTGCGAAAAACACCCCAAAAAGATGATGGACCATGCTGTATTCTGCTGGATTCTTGGTGCTAGGATTGGGAGAAGTGTTCTTGAGTGCTCCATATACATTCTTTTGGGTTAAAGACAGCGATTTTTGTGAACAAAACATAACCCATCTAGAACCTAAACTCCAAACAGTGCTATTGGTATTAGTGGTAACAATATTTTTATGCACACAGTGAATTTTCCTCGTATATACCAGTTGGTAGGTAAAGTCGTTCCCATATGAGACATGTTGACATTTGGGGTACTATGAACATACTTCACTGATAAATCATGGTTATTATCTgcatttgatcaagttgactTTTACCCTGTTAGCGAAGCTGAAATCGATAAgttcaatgaagaaatATGCGGTGGTA
The window above is part of the Yamadazyma tenuis chromosome 4, complete sequence genome. Proteins encoded here:
- a CDS encoding uncharacterized protein (EggNog:ENOG503P1M2; COG:S), with the translated sequence MESIQNTQTLTRFLRSKDESLDDILMVIKKLLDNEFDFSFSNYNLFLLELLCDRINDNNKFKNWKFSTQVWKSFSQVWKKMMDIMARDRTFRRVKFLVNLEKIFSQFYEINDTQFYEQLLEVTEMIYSQVVLYADESSCISFLESFLNIYQTDLDDDLLVRWTTLAKKLFKIYRNDINYVASKKSTQKFFHGCLSKLLNNIQNLDDSLNQCRAILISIVEERVFSGDYTVTFQVHFKELLKGKLPESSVGLFYKIIVKNIGNKNPKFCEEVYLAIMEKYNSMSESLIEILSSSNKPLTTSFFESVLDKTLSIGPINWKLVGYIINLDSTLAMDRANNIIDILNVEEDKIVLGFVPTLISSYVKARDLYEFLTQAWLRNVRKRPCWSSTAVIDAVSDNINDLSSTQLVKVIEYVSENDFECYPIVLALVKGLPNCSTLKVDSCEEVLSKSKYVESRTWWDLKFYLLVNYPKMSEYFIDRFNKEDISLNDTHYYLFVFRLSELSGVNLMDEHFSKSFLKHLEHEEQGFCKTLLQRWCVLMNKFFDSKDLQSFINFCIQKLDKTFWVEFLKSNGDIFFEQKNMVLELINVILNSNSIEVFSILSLIPFQCIDRQTRAKLIDKLTDAQFFEPIQNLLTVPTFKSSIETDLNCSIKVLAQGSQVSKDIFSIIWLNNLRQAKSDNKFTSKALSSLKKHIKKRTKEITPEFEATGLVIKYTNVSLLPQEEQESFSELKSKYMNILMSISTKKINSKASTNTIKELLSFLDDVLDSASALISPQFIKMVGKEVNHLNDHQVNSLLFKIATRVWDISNYKHTLSLFLILYKHDDPSLKESLEFYLSRVSDHDDIFSDLILFVLTSMSNSLTSNNSHVFINLCNSMSNNFKKNKRCELSLGVIISLVINKLPILTEASLTPIKKFLSNIRTALTDISWCFTQYSIEQVITIVTKVTYGLNNSNFSQQDVQETYILATQVMAHIILYHRFRLTSRHHMIISVFVALLSPLTLKGGPLKVFPEGSSAFARLLSNLCEPSSNSRNAINKQLTTATSIIKKHLRNFLPVLLVNYISFSLTQNFSRENNNELLPGVFNIFDVLSQRELEIVNSWLDSQGVALYKSLYNDYKAFGKWKEA
- the ATF1 gene encoding Alcohol acetyltransferase (COG:S; EggNog:ENOG503P0K5), with amino-acid sequence MINSIVIQRPLSVYENFFRCRTANRFYKTFQVASTYSKPLTRDNLAAALRRFLLDYHLFACNVFLEEGGYVMKPIDRVMFDDVFVDRSQDSETFLHKGVITEAAMTWLNHYQFDLYVQKPLFKVVLFDPYTLSVVLDHTLFDGVTASSFHEVFLKILDDLDADAALGCNNNDVLFSKEEDTPHLTHSLPPPIDDYLPSWDLDYSDGDPNYYDKVTPPGLKKFPGRFPNSTNHTLAFKLTNFPPSELRMMLARSKQEGVTLTAYLQYVLVMSFQPVFGDTYYTVNKVAIALRRYFSKDKAPPHYKHYFDDLEYKNMGVSANLGLAQNYPPLKKFSWDDVKKASGNLAAAVKNEKLLNMSVKFRDSYNPLTDNEGFFTGIGGNKSETSKLSNLGFIKIPEYKHGWTISNMIFSQDVSAVTSDFMFNFISTPEGAAVLVKFYSPAAAGSGISEIKSIVSGFAMKGFLGWWTLLIKSLGLPLAIASGLSVGKEGPSVHYAVCIGNSVAKTFTKYKKSASKSREFLTATAAAGVAVPAGIFVPSMAAGATFGRALGIIVDYLYQNNKKSNLFATCGDSKCVIPGSYAFLGAAAALCGITHLTVAVVVIMFELTGALRYIIPTMIVVSITKLINDKWGKGGIADQMIRFNGLPIIDPKEEFVFNTSVASAFSPVTVTIPIKSDTPMTLGIFKTILTKNSFRGLPLVESEFNPKIVGYVSTSDIKYVMENYPNADDKTICNFNSGTKNDSLVDFSSVINPCPLTISVSTSLEYVLDVFAKLGPRYMLVEDNGLLAGIITRKDVLRYEFTSRAANSNDTNQKKREEFEAKVWGIMMLLGSNLKKNIGKFFYNDANRFL